The window CGCCGAAACCGCAGTTGAAATTTGGAGAATCCTCCAGGACATTAAGCACAGCCTCAACAGCCGGCACACGGCCTTCTGCCAGCAGCACAAACCCATCCAGGGCAGCGCGCTCGAGAATCTCCATAAACGAACGACTGCGGCTGGTGTCGAGCCCGCCATGCAAAGCAATTATATTCATGCCCTTAGTCTGGGCAGTTAGTTTTGCTTCTATGCAGGGTTTCCAGGCAATTTTCAAAGATGTTTTATAGTGGAACAATATAGCGGGCCATCATAATAAAGTGGGTAATACTGCCCGCCATGACAAACAGGTGAAAAATCTCGTGGAAGCCAAAGCGGTTCGGGAAAAAGTTCAGCCATTTGGTGGCATAAATGGCGGCTCCGACAGTATAAAACACCCCTCCGGCAACCATTAAAGCAATGGCCCCGGAAGGCAGGTTTCTGACCAGTTGGATAAAGGGCACCAGGGCTATCCAGCCCAAACCGACATAAAAAGAGGTTGAAACCCAACGGGGCGCGTTAATGTACCACATCTTCAGGATGATCCCGGCGCAGGCTAAAAACCACACCACAGCAAGCATCGCCCATTTCCAGCCGCCACTGAGCCCGTAAAAAAACACAGGCGTGTAAGAGCCGGCAATAAGCAGGTAAATGGCTGCATGATCCAGCTTTTTCAGGATTAACACTTTCCTGGGCGAGGTCCGGATCCAGTGATAAAGCGAACTGGCTCCAAACAATATAATGACTGTAGCTCCATAGGCAGCCATGGTAGCGACTTTAGCCGCACTGCTGCGGGAGACAATTACCAGGTACACCAGACCAGCTAACGACAAGGCAAAGGTGATCAAATGAGTCCATGTATTGACGGGCTCCCTCATTTTAAAAACATTCATTAGGACCCAACTCCTTGTTTATTAACTCTCCAAAAACAATTAAATAATACTACAAACCTCCGGCAAATCCTGCCAAGGGACGCTCCGGTCAACTAATAAAAGAGCCTTCAGCACAACGCCAGCAATAATTTACCCTAAAAAAAGAAAAACTGATTCCCAATAAAAGGATATGCACAACAGTTTCTTGAATAATTCAAGAGACACTGTATCTATATAAACAGTTTTAATTTAAGGAGGGTTTGTGTGGGGATGGGTTTCTTTTTGGCCCTGGGTTCACTGGTAATAATTGCAATCACAGGCGCTCTGGGCATATTATCAGCCATAAGAAAGGACCCGGTCTGGAAAGACTGGCTTCTGGGATCAC is drawn from Pelotomaculum schinkii and contains these coding sequences:
- the trhA gene encoding PAQR family membrane homeostasis protein TrhA; the encoded protein is MNVFKMREPVNTWTHLITFALSLAGLVYLVIVSRSSAAKVATMAAYGATVIILFGASSLYHWIRTSPRKVLILKKLDHAAIYLLIAGSYTPVFFYGLSGGWKWAMLAVVWFLACAGIILKMWYINAPRWVSTSFYVGLGWIALVPFIQLVRNLPSGAIALMVAGGVFYTVGAAIYATKWLNFFPNRFGFHEIFHLFVMAGSITHFIMMARYIVPL